The genomic DNA GATCTAAGAATTATCTACATAATCTCATAAGgtgtgtagttgtgggattttccgcaactacattTATGTTTTGAACTGTGCTTCTAAACTTGAAATATGAACTATGCCTGTGTTAATTACATTATGTAGGTAGGTtaaaattctattgtgattattattttttttaaagatttgaaTTGTCAGTTTCAGAAAACTGACATACTCTCGGTTTTCCATTAACCCGATGGAACAAACCGAAATCGGCTAAAACCATTAAGAAACCGAATCAATGATTAATGGTCGGTGATGGTAATATTTTTTAGAACAATTTTATGAAGAGCAAAGACCCTCAAATGCGTGTCATGTGTTATTCCGGCCTTCTCTATCACAGACTTGTTGCTTCCGATcgaatatttttctttttgctggAACATACGGAATTATTTCAAATGCTCTTATTATTGGGCATGCTTCCAATAATAGTCCCATGTAGCTACAAAATAGACCATTCTATCTATGCTGTCACCATTGAATGTATATAGACACTTGTTATAACAATCTCTTTGTATACTCAAATCACCGCAGTGCCAATTCACTTCAAAATTTAAAATACTCCAAATTGATACTGTGTTCTTATATTTCCACCAATCTTCTTGTTCTTCCAAGGATGCTACAAAGAAACGTCAACTTGATCGCATGTTGCAAAATAATAATCGAGCATCTGACAGATAATAAATACAATAGTACTCTATAAAATCCTTAAGAAACGTTGAATGAATTGTTTTCAGACATGGCAGACCTTATGATAATTTGCAGAACACATTTCATAGTCTTTGCTTCTTTTCTTTCTATCCTCCTTCTTACTCTCTATTTTTCAGCTTATAACAATCATCAAACACCAAATAGTACTTTGTCTCGCGCTCCCAACACTAGAgtgagtttttttcttttttcttgaagtAGAACCTACATTGTTTTTGGTGTTCTTAATCTATCTCGTCTAATTCTTTGGAAtttgtttgttgttgttattgacgGATCATATTTGCAGGAAAAACTTACCGGTGCGGAGAAAATTGAAGATGAGCTTTCAAGAGCTAGGGATGCGATTCGAATGGCGATTCAAACACGCAATTACACGTCTAATAAAGTAGAAGATTTCATTCCCAGTGGAACAGTTTACAGGAATTCATACGCCTTTCATCAGTAAGACTTCTCATTCTATTCCTGTACTTGGGCATTTCATGACTTGTATTTTCTTGTGAACACATTACACATGCTTGGAAATCTTCCTTTTGAAAACTCTTGGAAATCCAAGTACTACGACCGTAGTAAATATTGGATGATCCATAATCCTAATAAACAACATATGGTTACGTCACTCAGTgaaagtaaaatcaaatcaacttGTATGCGTATTTTTCTCATATATTAACAAAATTCAGGATTGTTAAAGCTGAATTTGTAATGTACTAATCATATGAACAGAAAATTGGAATTCATCTGACGTTGTTGACATAATAATATGCAAAAAACACTAATCTAATGCCACTTAGCTAGTCTACT from Papaver somniferum cultivar HN1 unplaced genomic scaffold, ASM357369v1 unplaced-scaffold_1720, whole genome shotgun sequence includes the following:
- the LOC113337689 gene encoding probable glycosyltransferase At3g42180, which translates into the protein MADLMIICRTHFIVFASFLSILLLTLYFSAYNNHQTPNSTLSRAPNTREKLTGAEKIEDELSRARDAIRMAIQTRNYTSNKVEDFIPSGTVYRNSYAFHQ